ACCTGCAAAGCCATTAGTCCCGGCATTACCCCAGTCACCCTCTTCAGGTGATACTTCTGGCAGCCAAGACATCGTGAAGATCCTGAGGAAGGCCAAGTCATTCAACACACTAATCCGGTTGCTGAAGACCACCCAAATCATCAACCAAGTGAATGCACAGCTTGTGACCTCAAAGAATGGAGGCTTAACCATCCTTGCACCCGATGATGGTGCCTTTTCAGAACTGAAAGCAGGGTACTTCAACTCCATTGGAGACAGACAACAAAAAGCATTGATACAATATCATGTCCTCCCCGTTTATGTCTCCAGCTCAAACTTTGACGCTCTGAGCAACCCTGTGCTGACATTGGCCAGTGACAGTCCCACGGGGTATCAGCTAAACGTGACAGCATATGGTAACAGTGTGAACATTTCAACTGGGGTGGTGAATGCTACACTCACAGGCATCGTGTACACAGACAAGACACTTGCAATATATCATGTGGACAAGGTCCTCATTCCTCTCGACTTCTCTAAGCCCAAGAGTATAGCTCCAGCTCCAGCTGTGGCCAAGGCACCTAAAGCTGATAAGGAAAACTCTTCGGCAGAAGATGATGACCAGGCTCGGGCAGCCAAGGACAGCTCTGGTGCCATCGTTCATGGGACAACCTTGGTGTCCTTTGGGGTTGGTCTGCTTGCAGCAGCAGCTACATTGTCGTGTTGAAGAACATCCATTTCTCCAAGTTTCTAATATGTTTTCAGGATAAGCAGGCAACTTCTGTGGACTTGTGTTTATGCTGTATTCTTTGACTTGTTTATTGCGTAGGAGAAGCGTTGTTTGTGAGTTATGTGAACCcttgttctgtttttgttttgtgaTCAAGCCAAAAATATGTGATTCGTTTTATTGTAAAAGAAGAAAGGAATATCCCTTTGTTTTTTATGCTTTTCGGTTATCTTCTCCGGTTGGAATCTTCTTACTCTCCATAGTCAATGATGAGTAGCATATTACTctcctaaacatttaaaattattattagaaaaataatatataaatacttcaaatgttatatattttgaaatgtcTTCCCAGTATTTTGTGAGGAAAAAGTATCTCTAATTGAATTTAATTACGTTGTATTAGTCGATTTGAGATCACAATCTTATGGTCATttgtagtaaaaaaaaaaacaaaaggacCTTAGGTGATTCTTACCTTTTTAATTATCTATAAAAGATTTGTAATAGTAGActaatgttttgtttggattagaaaGTGAAATTGAGGGAATAAATTTTGAGAGGATTTGAACagaaagtgaaaaaaattatagttttgattaaggtaaatagaggGAAAAATATAGAGAAAATTGATGAAAGTTTGTAAGTGATATAATAagtgtgattgaaattgtattttttttaattgataaaatataagtttatgcatttacttttatatttaaaagttgTAGAGAAataatttgattgattatttgtaaattataattaatttgaattaaaataatatttttggtaattgaaatattatttatgatatattaaaatattatttctgcatggaatagtaataatattaaatgaCATTATATGAAAAGCAAAAAGGTAATATTATAAAATCACATTTTACTTGTAGTTTTCTCTTTATTATTCAGAAGAATCAAATTGactatttttacaatttttttaccaCTCATTCTTCATAAATTGTGGGATACCAATACACatggtttctttttctttccaaGTGAAAAACAATCATTCGGATACAAACCGTTACtaaaagttaaagttaaaagtaattttatatCATCTAAAATAACAAAACCTTAAAAGCATCAAACTTCAAAGTAGATAAACCTTGAATATGATGATTCATCTTACAACATTATCTtaaatttgatttcaaaatataCATGAATATTGTAACTGATGTGatgtaataagaaaaaaaatacaaaatgaaaTTATGAATATAGAATaagtgtttaaaaataaaagtagttCATATACTTAcgttaaaattgaaaattttaattggaaaaaataatattttatgataGTAATAttgtttacttttattattaaatgggTAGGTTTGCATTATACGTGCAGCTAATAAATTTCACACTTTTACGGTAGATAAAATTTATGATGTTATTGAAGTTGAtggtttaattaatattaaagaaattcTAAGTGTGTGTTTtgacaataatataaaattattttttaaagtaaacaCTATTTCTTCTATTATACTGCACGGTAATGGTGTAACGAGTTACTTCTGATACATTAAGATTGAAGAAATAGATGTTGCCACTCACTCCAAAAGATACCACTCTGAACTTAAAGAAATACTTAAAAGGTATTGTCATGGGTACAAAATAATACCAagcatttcaaaattattttatcaattaatactATTGGAACACTTATAAagggtaaaatatttttttacgcATAACTTgtcttttatatttatcaaaGATGCCCCAATTggttattttcttcttctttatttatctattaggTGAATGGTCATTTTAGGTATGTAAAAAGTGTGAATAAGGTAAGGTTTTCACTTGATGATTTAGGATGATAATACAAACACCACAAGCTACTCTTTGCGTCAcacaataatattaaaaagtatataaataataatgagaTCTTATCTGAATAAAAAATGTCCCTATATGTTGGAAGCCTAGTATCCATtgttttaagaagaaaaaaactatatatgttaaataaaataatcaatatGATACGGCTAATGATTGTTATGGGAAGGATATGCACCTAAAATAAGGTTAAATTTACAATTAATTGAAGGGGTGCATATATACATACATCCTCAACAAATCCCCTTCAGCATAAAAAATTGagaaattaattacattatacaattttataataCAGAATGAGACAGGATAATTGATGGGACAGAGAGATAGAAAATTATATTCTAGAATATGAATTATATTTTctgaaataaaaagtaattttatgaACGTGTGCTAAGTTTTGggatatatataataaaatgaagATAATAGAATTGAGGTGTGTGATTGAGCCTTCATGTGGCTCCATCCTCACCTGAATCTGTCTGAGACAAGGCCACCTTAGATTGCTACCATATTAGGTTTTTGTTCCTCCTACTTGATGGAACTTCTAAACCAATACACACACTTATCGTCCCCTTTCCATCTATACTTTACCCCATGTATCCAACTCATTGCAACAATTATGTGAAAGCAAATGGTTCCCTCACCCATTATCACACTCTGATGCACCACCTTTCCCTGACAACGGAAGCAGATTTGTTCTTTACAGCAATGTCTATCTTTCCAACTAAACCTTGCACCAAACAATCATTCATCCTTCCCCTTCTAGCCTCCAACATAAAAAGGCAACCCTTCTCTCATTCTCTCACACCCCAACCACTCCAATATACTACTCTCAAAAGCAAAAATATCCCACACTCTATCATTCACCCTTGCACTCCAACCCTAAAAAAACCTAGAAATGAGGATCATGCAAGAATCTCGATCTTTCATTATTCCCACCACAATTCTACTACTAGCACTATTTCACATAACTTCAGCACAACTCTCACCAATTCAACCCCCCACAACACCATCACCACCGTTGCCCCAGCCCTCCCCGCCGTCTCCGGCACTTCCTTCGCCGCCGGCAACAGCCCCGGCACCGGGATTCAACACTGTACCTCTTGTCCCAGTGACCCCAAGTGGGGCCCCCACACCCACGATCATCCCCAAAGGCCCCACCATTGATATAGTCCAAATCCTAAGAAAAGCCAAAAGGTTCTCCGTTCTCACTCGCCTCTTAAAAACCACCCAACTAATCAACCAACTCAACTCACAGCTCGTAACTTCAAGCTCGGGAGGGTTAACCCTCTTTGCACCAGAAGACAGTTCCTTCTCCAAACTCAAAGCAGGGTTCCTCAACTCTCTTAGCGACAGGCAGAAGGTGGAGCTTTTGCAGTTCCACACTCTCTCTTCCTTCATTTCCATCTCTAACTTTGATACTCTTACAAACCCGGTTCAAACTCAAGCTGGTGACGATCCCAAGAGGCTGCAACTCAACGTCACCTCTTTCGGAAGCCAGGTAAGCATGGCCACCGGCGCCGTCAACGCCTCCATCACCGGAACCGTTTACTCCGACAACAAGTTGGCGATATACCAGGTGGACAAGGTGCTTCTCCCTCTCGACCTCGTGCTACCCAGCAAGGCGCCAGCTCCAGCGCCGGCGTTGGCGAAAAAAGGGTTGCCGAAGGCTGATAAAGGGAATTCCACGGCGGCGGATGATAGTACCACGGCCAGCGATGATGGTAGCGACGGGAAGGGTTTGTCAGCGGGAGTTTCTGCAGGTTGTTCGATGAAGTGGGTGAATagtgttgttgttgttggagTGGTGGGTTTGGTGAGTGGAGTTATGATCTGAGGTGAGTGTGGATGGAATAGATAGAGGGATTCGATCTTTTTGTTGTGCATTTGTGAGTGATATGTATGCTTTCGTTCTTGGGGTTCTTGTTTGTGGGTATAGCTGTAGGGTGAAAATGTATTCATGCATGCATGGGTTTTTCTCACTTCTTTTGTTTTGATAAGTTGTTTCTTACTTCTGGTAATTGATCCATTTCTTTCTGGCTTTGTAAGCGGATTTATAAAACAAAAGGTTCTGTGTATATTTTGCTCTTGAAATTTTGTTATttggttataatatttttttcattttttatgagaataaagtttgttttttcaccgaataataaaaactactatTCTacaattgatttttgaaataaaacattatattataattaaataataatttatttaaatatgaaaagttacaactctttttaaaaaataataataatttatttgagtgttaaataaataaatgtaaatttaagtatcaaataaatataattggTAAGCTTGGTATCGAGCTATATATATTGTTCTTTAAATTATGATAACAAAATAGATATCTAGCTATATTGTTCTTTGAATTATTAGATGGTAATTTTTTCGAAGAGATCGGGATCATAAATTATATAACATATTATATGATTAATGATTACCAAAGTACATTGGtttgttgttttaaaaaatgttatttttaccTATTCTCTCTATAtgaataaaagtgtaaatgtttctctttttttttggtGGTAAATGTTtcatttaacaaaaataaataaatatgtccGTTTTATTAGAGataaatttttctttgtaaGTCGCACCTCTACTTTTCCTCTTTTTGCTTCTTTTCCCTCCATATTAAACTTAAGacgagataaaaaaatatatttcattttcccTTTAATGTTAAAGATTTATGGATAAAGATATAGCTGAAAATACATATGCATGGGTTTACAGCAATTTTGTTTTTCTGAGTGAAGATTATGCACTACTGATAGCAACCAAAATGTGGGTATAAACAAGAAGCCCAAAAGATGAACAGTGATTTAGCCCACAGATTATGCAATAACAACACCGACTTCAGATAATATCCCAGCCATAGATATGCTTGCTAGTACAAACACAAGTATAGCTCCACAAAATACTTAAAACTTAATTTCCTAAAGCCTATACATTTCTTTTTGTATCATCTTCCATTAATTACAGAAtaaaattttcacaaaatattttttacactcTCCATGCAGGAGAAAAAACGACTTTACCTATAAAaacattcataatatataatcttATGTATAAGTTGATAACATCcgaaaaaaaatgtgttaaagACTTCATAtcgattaaaaattaaaatttataagtgaggataaatcttattttagaaattaattttataaaattgaattaaacttaaaatttaattttttttatgaatttttattttatatgcatCTCAAGGTTTCATACATCTAAGTAAGGTACCACGTTTCTTTCTTAGGGGAGTATACAATATTCTTACAACAACAgtacataattttaaatttttaatccttttttaattatttaacaattttagcataattttttaatatttataaactaaaataaatatataaataaattctaaaataaatttaagaaaattaatatctttatcttaatttttttatttcctttcaatatattgattttaataaatagataaatatttgtttgaaaTTTGAACTCTTTCTATATATCCCATTAttttagagaaagaaaaaaatggtgTGTTTCAAAAGTCATCTGCATCTTTGAGACAGTGAAGAGGCCATGCATGTGCAAAGTGCAAGCTTTAACATCTCCGTCCTTCTTCCGGTCAAATAATAAAAGCACATTTAATGGTGAGGACATGTTGCCGgttagagttttttttaatacaaaatatattattttaagaaaaaaaatgtttcccTTACTCCtcaaatttaattttggttcttatatttttaaaccAATATTAATAatctaatatttaaaaaatgtgatATCGATCTTcatctttaaattaatatttggcGATAGGTTTTTTAATTGTCAAAAAAAGGCaaagatattattattaaaatatcgATAAAATGTATATTGAAATGACATGGTGTTTAGGTGCGCTTGACTtgtaccattttttttttccaaaaattaaaatttatatttattttcatttatgatatgctaataacatttttgttacgtttttatttttgttcgATAATAACATGTATACCGTATTCAAACCTCGTCTCATTTAAATGagcattaaataattttagaaaataaaatcaaaataaaaaaaatgatattttaaaacTCAATATCAAAAGAacaaatagtttattttttaatatttaaaaaattataattactaaaatatttaattaatcaaagatatcttaataatttaaaataaaaacgtgtataaaaatataacaaatattaaCATACACATTATACTCCTCCTACCTAATTTGAAAAAACAAATCCAAATATCACTCATATCCATTTAACATTAAAGCGATTAATTTTGAGGATGTTATATTGTTGACGGGCCGTACTAAATTACTACCtatgattttttgttttgtttatgaTTTCAAATTCCGTGGTCGGTCCTTATAATTATTT
The sequence above is a segment of the Phaseolus vulgaris cultivar G19833 chromosome 2, P. vulgaris v2.0, whole genome shotgun sequence genome. Coding sequences within it:
- the LOC137812165 gene encoding fasciclin-like arabinogalactan protein 12; protein product: MKIKQTLLFSLLLIAPIFSITTLAQSPAAAPKAPEKPAPAKPAPAAPVPAPAKPLVPALPQSPSSGDTSGSQDIVKILRKAKSFNTLIRLLKTTQIINQVNAQLVTSKNGGLTILAPDDGAFSELKAGYFNSIGDRQQKALIQYHVLPVYVSSSNFDALSNPVLTLASDSPTGYQLNVTAYGNSVNISTGVVNATLTGIVYTDKTLAIYHVDKVLIPLDFSKPKSIAPAPAVAKAPKADKENSSAEDDDQARAAKDSSGAIVHGTTLVSFGVGLLAAAATLSC
- the LOC137812166 gene encoding fasciclin-like arabinogalactan protein 11, giving the protein MRIMQESRSFIIPTTILLLALFHITSAQLSPIQPPTTPSPPLPQPSPPSPALPSPPATAPAPGFNTVPLVPVTPSGAPTPTIIPKGPTIDIVQILRKAKRFSVLTRLLKTTQLINQLNSQLVTSSSGGLTLFAPEDSSFSKLKAGFLNSLSDRQKVELLQFHTLSSFISISNFDTLTNPVQTQAGDDPKRLQLNVTSFGSQVSMATGAVNASITGTVYSDNKLAIYQVDKVLLPLDLVLPSKAPAPAPALAKKGLPKADKGNSTAADDSTTASDDGSDGKGLSAGVSAGCSMKWVNSVVVVGVVGLVSGVMI